In the genome of Thalassophryne amazonica chromosome 6, fThaAma1.1, whole genome shotgun sequence, the window aggcactgcgctgcggtggtttgaatcatatttgtctaatagattaaaatttgttcatgtaaatggggaatcttcttcacagactaaagttaattatggagttccacaaggttctgtgctaggaccaattttattcactttatacatgcttcccttaggcagtattattagacggtattgcttaaattttcattgttacgcagatgatacccagctttatctatccatgaagccagaggacacacaccaattagctaaactgcaggattgtcttacagacataaagacatggatgacctctaatttcctgcttttaaactcagataaaactgaagttattgtacttggccccacaaatcttagaaacatggtgtctaaccagatccttactctggatggcattaccctgacctctagtaatactgtgagaaatcttggagtcatttttgatcaggatatgtcattcaaagggcatattaaaaaatatgtaggactgcctttttgcatttacgcaatatctctaaaatcagaaaggtcttgtctcagagtgatgctgaaaaactaattcatgcatttatttcctctaggctggactattgtaattattatcaggttgtcctaaaagttccctaaaaagccttcagttaattcaaaatgctgcagctagagtactgacggggactagaaggagagagcatatctcacccatattggcctctcttcattggcttcctgttaattctagaatagaatttaaaattcttcttcttacttataaggttttgaataatcaggtcccatcttatcttagggacctcgtagtaccatatcaccccaatagagcgcttcgctctcagactgcaggcttacttgtagttcctagggtttgtaagagtagaatgggaggcagagccttcagctttcaggctcctctcctgtggaaccagctcccaattcagatcagggagacagacaccctctctacttttaagattaggcttaaaactttcctttttgctaaagcttatagttagggctggatcaggtgaccctgaaccatcccttagttatgctgctatagacgtagactgctggggggttcccatgatgcactgagtgtttctctttttgctctgtatgcaccactctgcatttaatcattagtgattgatctctgctcccctccacagcatgtctttttcctggttctctccctcagccccaaccagtcccagcagaagactgcccctccctgagcctggttctgctggaggtttcttccttttaaaagggagtgtttccttcccactgtagccaagtgcttgctcacagggggtcgttttgaccgttggggttttacataattattgtatgcccttgccttacaatataaagcgccttggggcaactgtttgttgtgatttggcgctatataaaaaaattgattgattgattgattgataaagatgATGTCTTAAGGGATGAACTCACCTATCATCATTGGCAACGCAATAGTACACTTGACaccttagtccatgagccagtcatcaattttgacctaatcagtaccacttaaaggTAAGAAATGACACTTTGAATCCAgcttcagtgtaccatggccgacacaaaaatgtatgatagccatcccagggtggtagctgtacccaggtaggggtcaatgaagaattacacagaggtcaaactttaaaaatgctccaatcatgttgaaaatcacATTACTATATCACATtagttgtctgatcataacaattccaaaaaggtatagtttggactatctatgatggaacgttctggagttatggggtataaatggcaaaaatggtaacaaagatcagtttcagtttgcgcaggggtcaaaagttaaagttacaccaatttcagtaaaaatgatgcaaattattggttgaaataaaaggattaataaatagaatagttttgactgtgttgaatgtttggtctccaaagtaaaggtcaaacaaggtcaacatccattggattctatgacatgtgtcatatgttaccctgtaacatgataactaagcatgacagatggtgcaaactattccttattagaaccctattaacccaaacaataatttgcatcatttttttactgaaattggagcaactttaaattttgacccctgtacaaactgaacttgacctttgtcaccatttttgctgtgtttaccccataactccagaacattccgtcatagatagtccaaactatacctttttagaatccttatgatcagacaagcaatgtgatatagttttcaacatgactggagcatttttaaagtttgacctctgtaattcttcattgacccctcgcTGGCTACAGCtaacaccctgggatggttatcatacattttagtgTAGTAcactggtacactgaggctgtattctaagaaaacctgcttggcccatggactacctGGCTAGAGTGGTGAATGCCATGAATAAAGGTGTTTTTAAACATTCTGAGTAGATTTGATGGTCATGGATCAGGGGCATTAGAGACACCTTGTAACCCAGGGTACGGCCCTGGCATCGGTGCACTCTGCCCACTAATGCCCTCCTTCACGTCAGTGCCGGCTAACAAGATAAGCTACTAACAGAGTTAAGGTGTTTGTTGATGTCTAATCTTGTTCTACACTTAATTCCAGCAGGTGGTGCTCTTGCACCTATAAACTGGTTTGACAACTGCTATTCAAACCcaaaaagaagaagcagcaggCAGGTGGATAGATAACAATTCGTGGCAGGGAATGATACCAAAATCCTTTGCAGTGGATATTCTTCCGGGACCGGAGGAGGACTTACTTTAGCTATTTGTCCGGAACATGCTGTGACTGGTTGAGCGCAATGATGTCATCACGTGACCCACTTTACCGGGTCACTGGGTTTTTAATATTTTCGTGACAAGGTTTTTTTATTTTGCGATTTGTAATCCAgcccctaaccataactccccccaGACCCGCCGCGTCACTCTTGTGCACCCGTCACAGCATGTTCTggacaaatagccaaagtaagtcCTCTTCCAGTCACAGAAGAATATCCACTTCAAAAACCTTTTATCAGCCAGGACTTCCAATGCttagctaccccccccccccccccgccccccaactGAGGGTCAACAATAAGAATAAAGATCAATtcaaaaagaatgtcctgtctcTGGATTTCTAATTCATTACACTAATAAATGACAGATGTACTGTAGAGGTGTTCTCACAGTACTGAAGATTTGTTCACTCTCGCTTAAAAAAATCTTTGGCATGATAGCCAAAAATTATTAATCAAGTGTGAGTTCGGCAAGCGAGCTACCAAACCCTCAGTTGCTATCCCTACAGTTATAAAAAATCTTGGACACATCATACGAACTTGTTCCACCAGTGTGTTGGAGGTACCACACTGAGCCAAGTGGCAGCGGTGCCATTTATGCCTCATGACATATAGCGGATGCACCAATTCATGCTAGTAATCAATCAGCCCATATACCACCCCTACTGCTGCCATGTATTCTCTCATCAGATACAGAAAGGCTTAGGGTAGCAGTGACATGGGCCAGTGCACCTTTGACCTGACCTATGTCGGCTGGCCAAATAGTAATGCCTTCCACTTTCAGTTACTCTGTGCAGTCATGTCAGGACGTACCATCCCGTCTGGGTATCCatcaagagatgatcttccttGCCACGACGACTCTGTGCACGCACATAGTGGGGCCTGGTTGAATTTGACTCTGTGCTCAACACGTTGAAAAAAAATTCCAGTTGCCGGAGTGATGGCGACATAATGCTTGCTGCCAGTGTAATTGctacccaccccccaaaaaaggttAAATCTAAAGATGCCTCTCAAGCCAAAACTTTAACACTGTatggcctgttttttttttttctgatttaagTCATAagaataattttctttttttagcaCCACTGTATTTGTATTCCTTACTATCAAAAtaaggggcagcatggtggattaatggttagcattgttgcctcacagagagaaggtcatgggtataattcccacctgtggcccttctgtgtagagtttgcatgttctccccgtgtttgtgtcccacatccaaagacacgcaggttagctgGACTTTCAATTGTACATAGGGCGATGTggacctgcgacagactggcgtcctgtccagggtgtatcctgcctcatgctctatgactgctgggatagtctccagcccccacaacccttaactggcgtaagcggttgaagatgagtgtgtgtatgtgagcaTCCAATAAggtattcataatatgatatcacCAATACAATCAAAATCAACACTGTCTGGAAACGGCTATTCACATGAGGGTTGGCCCAGATATgcgtgagggatgctgggaagcacacagtgaCTGCcactcagagagaaaaaaaggcAGCAAGATGTCAGTTGGCTGCTCACTCAAACAAAATGAACAGCGATAACAGAAAACACTCCAAAACAGCTAATTTCTCTATAAATCTAGTACgtttcatatattttgtaaatgttagctAAAAATAAACAGTTCTACATCTACACCACTATTGTTGAAACCAGGTAACACTTCTGCactcatttacaagacatcttacggatgtGAGCGTGCACATCCCGACGTGCATCACGCAAGTGGGTCAGGGTCAAATGTAATCTCAAAATGTCATGCATGCGTACATGTGATTCCTCTTGTAGACTGTGtaagaaggaaaagaaaatatttgcCATGAAATTCCCCCCAGGTATAAATAAGTTCTGTTCATTAAAATGAGTTGTCATTTTGcaaaacattacaaaaataaacacacattataatgcttggatttcagtggaagctaaattttgtcagtttagtgaaatttgaaaggctgtacagctttaatgaTTTTATATTGTTTGCTGTTAAATGATTTCAAAAATATGAACCCATTTCCCTTTCAATCACAAGCTGAATGCCAATCATCCAGGTGTGAGCCACTTTAAGGGAACAATTTTGTTGCCCATTTACTACtccaaaaaaaatctgaaaaagtaTGGGAtgttatggaaaatgcaaataaaatgtgAGAAGAGCAGTCACAGCACAAAACAagtgtttattttcagattttaAAAAAGTGAAAGGTAGAGTCATTAACTGAAGAATTACATTATAGATTTGAGCATCAGTTAAACTGTTTTCAGCTGTAGAAACTTTCATAAACTTGTGTTCTGCAAATAACTTGCCACCAGTTAACATTCAGCAGCTCGTCAGTCATTTTCCAATTTATCCTTTAGTCTGGATTATGCAGTCTTAAGAGTATTCGCTGCATCCACCCAAAACAAGTATGACCCCTCTGTCAGAGGGTTTACAACAGTGAGGATGTGCATGATGTGTGGTACTGCATTTGAATTGGATTAAAATTTGTCTGAAACATGGACATGCACATTGTAATGCAAGCAGCCGTCGTCTTAAACCTACCTGTTGTCTTAAGATGGACTATACGCACACGCACCCCTACAGGATGCGTCAGGTCTAGATGCAAATACTTTTTCCATTTAAAATGCAAAAGGAGATTAAAGGCCACTGGTGCATCATGCAAGACTTTAATTCATGTGATCTGAAGGTCGAGCTATGGAAATGACTGCTTTGACATACAGATGCTGTGATTTTGCAGAAACCTCTGGGAGTGATATAAGAGGTTTCACATTTCAGCAGATAAAGACACCATCAAAAAAAATGTGGATTCTACCATATTCAGCTACAGGCCCATTAGTTTCTACAAAATCCTTTGATGAAGTaacgaaaataaataaaatgctggggaaaaaaaaaaaataaagagtcACATGTTTTttgtgttaatttattttttctccaaaatctgttttttttttccaaggaaacactgaaagagagaaaaaaagcacTGTAAACAGGTCAAACTGGCACAACATTACTTGAATTGTAGAGACAAGTTTTACAGTTTTGACATGGTTTGCTAAACAAAGGCACAACTTGGCAAATGCATAATCGACAAGGAATGTACAGCAGGGACCTACAAGTACTATGACCACTCTGAATTGTGTAAAGTGTCCAGTGATACATTCATTACTGTTCAACTCAGCAGgttgagaataaaataaaaaaaaaaaggtcagaatgTATCGGAAAATGTACAATACAGCACACAGAGATTAGGGGTCATAAAGTAAAAACTGAAATGAGGTAGAACTTGGCCCCTAAACTCaagcattttattataaataaatagatGCTACAAGTTGATAACCTAGAAAACTACAAAACTCAACCTGTTGAAGTAAATGTTGTCCAAAAACAAAATCTATTAAAAACCACTGTTGACAAAAATGCTGCCATTTACTGAccataaaaaaaaagcagtgggtTTGAAATGCAGCTACACGGCGCAGTTGGTAACCAAAACCTGAAATAAAGTGCAGGTATGAAAACATCAAGTCTAACAGCTTTCAAAGCTCAGCCAACTAAATTGACTCTGTAGGTggaatagaaaaaaaaagaaagatgacGATCTGAAACCTGGgtgaaaacttaaaaaaaaagctgctaTAATTTAATTCAGTCTAACAGGACCTTCATAATTATCATCCGCATGTACAGTTCAGGTTAGGCACTTTATCTTGGCACTCATGCAAAAGAAGATGGAGGCCCATTTTGTACTCTAATCAAAACCAGACAGTTGCAACCTTCATCTGACAGAGTGATTAGTCTGTCAAATAACTGCAGTTTCTAAACTGATGCCAACAGCCTTCAAAATAAGTCATCATTTACCActtaaaaacaaaacccaaacacaTACAATGTCATAAAACCTATGGCACACAAGTAGTCAAACTGACACACATGATCAACGTCACCATTACATCTGAACACTGGAACGTGAAGTCCTTAAAATATTCACACCCTGAAACTTTTCCTGTCAAGTCAGAATCCTTCAAAAAGTATCAGGGAGACTGTCTGAATTAAAGTAGTTTTCAAGTAAGTCATACATTCAAACTCTGAAGACACCCAACGAAGTCACAGGAAGAAAAATACCCGcatatgtaaaaaataaaatacatctacAGTAGTTATATTAAGGTCAACTAAAATAACACTTGAGAATTGTCCAGATCAGGAGGGAAAGAGCTGCACTGAGAAAAcattataaaacataaaaaataaaagttgatTGTACCTCATTCAAAAGACATTCACAAACTGAATTGGGATGAGCAACTGGGAACCTAATTAACTGCGATTTTACCCTCCTCCATGAAATGTGGGAGCTGTGATTTCGGCACACTGTCAGAGCTGTTCTTCTCGATTTCAGTCATGGTGGCTGGCAAGCCTGAATGAGAGCCGTCCATCTTCATGAGGCCTCCAGTAGAGCCAATCAATGGTCCACCGGCAGAGCTCCCATGGAGTGGGATACCGCCACCCTGGATCACAGATATTTCATTGGTCTTCATGGTTAGACCGCCACTGAAGGCGGCAGCATATTGGTTCCACATAGAGGGATCGAAGTTCATTGGTGGAGCACTCATTTCTTTGGGCGGCTGCATGATTTCAGGAATCATCTTGGGTTCTGAGCTCATAGCCATCAGGGCCATGGGATTTTCCAGAGACAGACGTTGGCCTCGTCGTGATGAGCTGTTCCACATGTGGGTACCGATATGCACCTTAAACAAAGACAAATCTCtctcaataacaaaaattctatACCCATGATACAAGTACAAAGATAAACGGACTACGGTAAAACTTTTCAATGCAACATTTTATATCCAATCACAAACCTACCTTTAGATTTCCTTTTGTGGTAAAAGccctgccacagatgttgcaggaAAATGGTTTCTCCCCTGTATGAGTACGTTCATGTATCTGTAACGCACTGGCAGAGGAAAAGTTTTTGCCGCAGACATTACACATGTGCTGTTTGGTCGATCGCCGAGGTGTACTCGAGATGGATGGGGGCACGGTAGTTCCCTGAGCCATATGTGAGGTAAACAAGCCATGTGGGCCCAGAGGATTCTCTGGAGGAATCTTCATCTCCAGATTGGTCAGACTTGAAGGAATCCTCATGAAAGGCACGTTGCCTAtgatacaacaaaataaaattagatATTAAACATCACAGATGTAAATGTATTCTTAAAGCTAATGAACTCACCGTAGTCTCCATTTGTGTAAGGTATGCCAGGTTCTTCTTTAATTCCTTTTGGGGTGAAGCTGCTGGAAGCAGTTAGGTCAAGGGCTCCACTTGACTCATTGCCATCTTGACCACCACTATCGGATTCCTGCTTTAACCGACAATGAGCAAACTCCTCACCAGTGGCATCCTCTGGAGACTTGTTGTTGCCCATGTTGCCGTTTACTGGAGAAGATGAGTGAAATGACATGGCTGAGTCAGAAACGGTAGGGCTACGGCCATTCTGATATTCATGCTCCTTAGGAGCTGAGGGGGACTCTTTTGATGTTCCGTCACTCTCTGAAGCCGTGCTACTTTGGCGTTTTAAAGCAAGAGCAGAGGTGAGGTTCTTCAAAACATCTAGGCTGGAAAATGTAGAAGGAGCAGCATGTTTCTGGGCATGTTCCTCAGGAGCGCGTGGGGAGAAATTTGAAGTATCATTTGGCTTCTGGGACTTCAATTCTGTCTCACGGTCCTCAATACCTGCATCAAAGCCATTTATCTCCATGGACTTCTCTTGTAAAGGGGAGTCCATTGTTTCTGCAGCTTCAAACTGATTTTCTGGCATTGGCGTGTTGGGGATTTGTCCACCCATGTGCATCCGTATGTGCTGCTGCAGAACCACAGCATTGGTGAACTTCTTCTGGCAAATGGGACATGAGTGCTGCATTTTAAGAGGTGTGTTAGCCCTATGCACGCCATAATGGGCCTTGAGGTTGCCCTTGGTAGAGAAAGCACGGCCACAGATTTTGCACTTGTAGGGCCTCTCACCAGTATGAGTGCGATAATGCATCTTCAGGGAACTCTGGCAACTGAGCACCCTATGGCAGATTACACACTCATTGGGGTCACCGGTCCTCTTTTCCAGGCCATCCACCATCTGCTGAAGTTTTGCTGTTCCAGAGCTTTGTTCTACTGATACTGCATTGCCATCCATATGATGCATAGCCCCAATCACATCTTTGTCATCCTTCTGATTCTGATCCAGCCCCACATCTTGACTAAACAAATTTGACGAAACAGATGGGCCACTATCACTTGTTGATGGGGATGGTCTCTGAGGGAACTGGTCCCCACCAAAGCTGTCAAATGTTGTCTTAAAGGCTGTTATGGATGATTGGTGGAACCCAGCAGCTGGATGCCCAAACACAGGCTTGAAGTCGGTCATATTTGACTCATCTATGGGCACAGACATTCCAAAAGGAATACCACTACTGGTGGGTATGTTATCAAGGTGCTCTGGCACAGGGTGAGGGTTCATGCTAATGTTAGGATACTTATCTTTATGCCTTTGGAAATGCACTTTAAGATTTCCTTTGGTTGTGAAGCGGTTTCCACAGATATTACATTTGAAAGGCCTTTCACCAGTGTGAGACCGCAGATGAATCTGGAGAGCACTGTCGTTACCAAAGGTCTTGCCACAGTACTTGCACTTGTGCTTGTATAATGACTCAGCATTCTTTGATTCTGATGGGATGCTGAGCATTTTGGTCTTCACTTTTTTTGAGGCATCAATCCCTGCTTGGAGGCCAGAGAATGAGCTGGGAAAAGCCACAATACCTGGCGACTGAGGCAGTAGAGCTGGTAAACGACTGGCCAGATCTGGAATGCTTTTCAAAATGTCAGTTTTAGAGGTCACCACTCCCAGTTCTCCAGCTAGAGAAGTAGGGATGCCAGTAGATTGAGGTAGTTTAACTTGCTTCATCGTCTCCACAGAGTGTCTTTGGCCGCCAGTCCTTTTACCTATCAGAGCTGCTGCAGCAGATAGCTGTTGAGAGAGGTGAGCACCAAGGGCTTTTAGAGGGTCCACTGCTACAGCTACTGATGTCTTGAGACCCTGTGGGGCCATCATGGCTACTTGAAGTCTAATCTGTTCTGTGAGTTGGATTTGCTGTAGCTGTTGCTGCTGGAGACACACCAACTGCTCCAGGATCATAGGGATGGCCTGCAGGGCATCGTGTGGTGAGGTCAGAGTCGTAGGATTTGAAGAATGTTGGGTGACATTTACTTTACCATCACTAGAGGCCTCAAGAGAGACATTTGAGTCTTGTAATTTTGGTGAGTTTTGGAATGACACCTCCGGACTAGCAGACATCTCTGCCTGATCCTGTTGGCTTGAGTCCTCTGCGTTCATGCTGGAGTCTTCTGTTCTTTCCAGATGTTCTGTACTAGCATGCGTTAATGAATGATTGCTGGATGGGCTATCATCATGGTCACTAATGAGGCCTTCAGGAGAACCTTGTGAATATTCTTCAGCCATTTCATTGCCAGCTCCATCTTTCATGATGACCACTTGCTGGCTTTTTGTGCAATTTTTCTCATGTTCCAGAAATTCATCTTCGTCAAAGAATTCAGCACAACACCTCTTACAGACTCTTGTATCTTCCATTCGGAACCTCTTCATTTCATTTCCAGCTTCCTCCCCTTGATCGTCTTGAAGAACTCCTAAAACAGGATAATGAAATTAAGTAAATATATGCAGGTAATGCCTAATGACCAAGAAACAGAGAAAAATAAAATGGGAGCAATTTAGGGCCTTGCAAAATTGCAacacagaaaattcaaaatgcCATAAAAAGCAAATGCAAGTGCCACCTTACATCCACTTCTTTAGAATGTACCATTTATTTCTTGTCAGCACAGAGAAGCACGCTTGATGACTGTAGTTTGATCCTGACCAATATATTGACAAGCCGCTATAATTAGCCAATGAGCCACTTGCTGATAAAGTGGTTTTGGCCAATAAGTGACAAAAAGAGACAGATCAACTATGACATGCTGTTATCTGTGCACAGTTTGTCCACCAGAAGGCGCTCTACAGTGCCTCTTGTCAACACCTTTGTGGAACACAATTAACTGACAGAACAAGACTGAGCAGGATAATTAACTGTGTTTGTGGGCATGACTCATTACAAAAGCGCCACAAAACTACTGTTACGGGACATCTTTGTTTATGCTATgcattttttttgagggggggggtcaaTATATTTGCATATATACTTTCAGAATCATCAAATATCAAAAATGGGTGTGTAAAATCCTGTATAAGCCAAGCTCTAGGCCTATTTTATTTGTGCAATCATTCAAGGTCTGTGCATGTTTCCATCAGAGCCAATAGAGGGCAATCATCAACTTTTGGTAACACCAAAGACAATGCTCAGGAAACAACAGTGCTGAGAACTTTTAATTACCTTTCTTCAGACATAAACCCCCCTCTCTCAACATAAAAAGCTCCTCACGCAACTCCGCATTACTTACCAACACCTTCTTGCAACACCAAATTGTGGATGGTGAACCCAGATTCCATAATGAATGTAAGGTTTGCTTCAGTGGTTGTCCCAGTCAGTACAAAAAtaagtaaccaaaaaaaaaaaaggctacttGAAGAAACAGAAAGGGTAATCTAATGTAGGCTGACTCACTCTCCAGAAGTTTCACAACTTGAGAAACCCTAATAAGGGCTCCAAATGTGCATTTTAATTTGTGTACTAACTGAGGGGCCATTTTACCACTGGGTGTATTGTCAaatggtaatgtgtgtgtgtatgaggggAGGGCACACCACCTGTTTGCATTTGGCCAAGTAAACTGTTAAGACTTAATTGCTCACCAGGAAGCACTAGGTTGAGAAAAGTTTAATTCTGTTCATCCGTGAGAGAACAATAAATTACATGGCAGGTAGAGTGAAAACTCCcaatgataaaaaaataaataaatgctgttctaagcactgaacacacacacacactataataGAAACAACACATTTCCAACAAAAGCCCAGGACGAAACGCGCTAAGTGTGCCACTTGACGGCGCATGACCTGCAGGATCACAGTGACACGAGGTCAGATTAAAACATTGAGTAGCCTACATGAGGCCCCATCAAAAAATAGACCTTAGCACAAAAAGTACACTCTACAGTACTGTTGAGATGAAGATGAAGTCTGTGGCAGCGCTGCATGTGGTAAAACCAAAACGCACCCCCACCCAGTTTCCACAAAAAGGGCCAGGGCTCCATCCCCCACCTCTCCACATATGTACCAAAGGAAACAGTCATGCATTAAACGGGGGGATTTATTGCCTTTTAGGTCAGCTTACCACACAGTCGCTTTGCGTATACTTTTTTGgtgtatatttattattttttgaagGGTTAAAACGTCACTGTATGCACCTTTTTATTTTAAGATCAAAAGacactgctgatttttttttaaaccaaaaccaCTGGAAATATAAGAGCTTAACATGACACAATATTCAACTCAGAGTGAGGACGTGAAGAACTTTTAGAACCAGTTGA includes:
- the sall4 gene encoding sal-like protein 4, yielding MSRRKQAKPQHINSDEPEPAESGVLQDDQGEEAGNEMKRFRMEDTRVCKRCCAEFFDEDEFLEHEKNCTKSQQVVIMKDGAGNEMAEEYSQGSPEGLISDHDDSPSSNHSLTHASTEHLERTEDSSMNAEDSSQQDQAEMSASPEVSFQNSPKLQDSNVSLEASSDGKVNVTQHSSNPTTLTSPHDALQAIPMILEQLVCLQQQQLQQIQLTEQIRLQVAMMAPQGLKTSVAVAVDPLKALGAHLSQQLSAAAALIGKRTGGQRHSVETMKQVKLPQSTGIPTSLAGELGVVTSKTDILKSIPDLASRLPALLPQSPGIVAFPSSFSGLQAGIDASKKVKTKMLSIPSESKNAESLYKHKCKYCGKTFGNDSALQIHLRSHTGERPFKCNICGNRFTTKGNLKVHFQRHKDKYPNISMNPHPVPEHLDNIPTSSGIPFGMSVPIDESNMTDFKPVFGHPAAGFHQSSITAFKTTFDSFGGDQFPQRPSPSTSDSGPSVSSNLFSQDVGLDQNQKDDKDVIGAMHHMDGNAVSVEQSSGTAKLQQMVDGLEKRTGDPNECVICHRVLSCQSSLKMHYRTHTGERPYKCKICGRAFSTKGNLKAHYGVHRANTPLKMQHSCPICQKKFTNAVVLQQHIRMHMGGQIPNTPMPENQFEAAETMDSPLQEKSMEINGFDAGIEDRETELKSQKPNDTSNFSPRAPEEHAQKHAAPSTFSSLDVLKNLTSALALKRQSSTASESDGTSKESPSAPKEHEYQNGRSPTVSDSAMSFHSSSPVNGNMGNNKSPEDATGEEFAHCRLKQESDSGGQDGNESSGALDLTASSSFTPKGIKEEPGIPYTNGDYGNVPFMRIPSSLTNLEMKIPPENPLGPHGLFTSHMAQGTTVPPSISSTPRRSTKQHMCNVCGKNFSSASALQIHERTHTGEKPFSCNICGRAFTTKGNLKVHIGTHMWNSSSRRGQRLSLENPMALMAMSSEPKMIPEIMQPPKEMSAPPMNFDPSMWNQYAAAFSGGLTMKTNEISVIQGGGIPLHGSSAGGPLIGSTGGLMKMDGSHSGLPATMTEIEKNSSDSVPKSQLPHFMEEGKIAVN